Proteins co-encoded in one Nicotiana sylvestris chromosome 7, ASM39365v2, whole genome shotgun sequence genomic window:
- the LOC104216948 gene encoding uncharacterized protein isoform X4 encodes MKRSRKEKKAEIPKLILEEIVGFTTANANGLAAASGVSNSKCVYIAGCVAVVYDVDSCTQSHLVVSDRLPKPLSCVAISRDGRFIAAGESGPHPAVVIWEAASLAPTCELKAHQHGIACIAFSPDGQHLASVGYPHDGYVCLWDFQSQTLITKCKGFTPSSAVESVSFSSDGRLFITAGKKHLKFWKLGLPTRSHRKARTASGAVGKQANLGHHKGCSFIAVASSTWGESSLLDHIRTGEASHVYALTDAGVLCLLNLEMTIATSVELQVEKAFGLSVSRKLVACACNNGQVKLFAANSLLYAGSLYYAETRCSKESAADGHAMIGKNRYELLESLPNAIACQFSIFQKLVVIYDDRSIYIWDVQDVDKATRCSVLVSHSACIWDIKNFSCENMHDPSKACAAKGCSGGVSFATCSVDGSIRLWDLELQSISSDNSLPLPTEDKSLSSLSAGSTLSARAGVFERESLASGFASTGYRSMAVSSDGRYLGAGDFLGNLHIFYLHTAEYMCIQGAHDGEILSLSFSLQSNDTPADKFLQSHYFLVSGGKDGMIHLYDVERNFDLIGSFCDHSAPVTCVKCTCSGTKILSCNADRSLVFCDVAMIDSAYKISCYHRVLQGVVYDMAVDASTEIAVTIGQDKKINTFSIPSGKLIRSFKHIGGFGDPLKVCVDPSCSYLVCSDSFKILCLYDIMSGNMVAQALGHGKS; translated from the exons ATGAAACGTAGTCGCAAGGAGAAAAAAGCTGAaattccaaag CTGATATTAGAGGAAATAGTCGGTTTCACAACTGCGAATGCAAATGGACTGGCTGCGGCTTCCGGAGTTTCGAATTCGAAATGTGTGTATATTGCGGGCTGTGTTGCTGTGGTTTACGACGTAGATTCGTGCACGCAGTCGCATTTGGTAGTATCTGATCGATTGCCGAAGCCGTTGAGTTGTGTTGCCATTTCACGTGACGGACGTTTTATCGCTGCTGGAGAG TCAGGACCTCACCCTGCAGTAGTGATATGGGAAGCAGCAAGTTTGGCTCCGACATGCGAATTGAAGGCTCATCAACACGGCATAGCGTGCATTGCCTTTTCACCTGATG GCCAACACCTCGCTTCTGTTGGATATCCTCATGATGGATATGTTTGCCTCTGGGATTTCCAGAGTCAGACGTTAATTACAAAATGCAAGGGGTTCACGCCAAGTTCTGCAGTTGAATCTGTTAGCTTCTCATCAGATGGAAGATTGTTTATCACTGCAGGAAAGAAGCACCTGAAGTTCTGGAAATTGGGATTACCTACCAGATCTCATAGGAAAGCTAGAACAGCATCAGGAGCAGTTGGAAAGCAAGCTAACCTTGGTCATCATAAAGGATGCTCATTCATAGCTGTTGCATCTTCCACGTGGGGTGAGAGTAGTCTCCTTGATCACATTCGCACTGGTGAAGCTTCGCATGTTTATGCGCTGACAGATGCAG GGGTTTTGTGCCTTCTAAACTTGGAGATGACTATTGCAACTTCTGTGGAATTACAG GTTGAGAAAGCCTTTGGACTATCAGTATCCAGAAAGTTGGTTGCTTGTGCATGCAATAATGGACAAGTTAAACTCTTTGCTGCAAACTCTCTTTTATATGCTGGAAGCTTATACTATGCTGAAACCAGATGCAGTAAAGAAAGTGCTGCAGACGGTCATGCAATGATTGGAAAAAATCGATATGAGCTGTTGGAGAGTCTGCCTAACGCAATTGCTTGTCAGTTTTCAATATTTCAAAAACTTG TTGTCATCTATGATGATCGCAGCATTTACATATGGGATGTTCAGGATGTTGACAAG GCCACCAGGTGCTCTGTGCTAGTTTCACATAGTGCCTGCATATGGGACATCAAGAATTTCTCATGCGAAAACATGCATGATCCCTCCAAAGCATGTGCTGCTAAAGGCTGTTCTGGTGGAGTTTCTTTTGCAACATGCTCAGTTGATGGCAGCATCAGGTTGTGGGATCTTGAATTACAATCTATCTCATCAGACAATAGCTTGCCTCTTCCAACAGAAGACAAATCTTTGAGTTCCCTTTCAGCAGGCTCTACACTTTCAG CGAGGGCTGGTGTTTTTGAACGTGAATCTCTGGCATCAGGCTTTGCCTCTACAGGCTATCGTTCAATGGCTGTCAGTTCAGATGGAAGGTATCTGGGAGCAGGGGATTTCCTGGGAAATCTCCATATATTCTACCTACACACAGCTGAGTATATGTGCATCCAG GGTGCTCATGACGGCGAAATTCTGTCGTTGAGTTTCAGCTTGCAAAGCAATGACACTCCTGCTGATAAGTTTCTCCAGAGTCATTATTTTCTTGTCTCTGGGGGAAAGGATGGCATGATTCATCTCTACGACGTGGAAAG GAACTTTGACCTCATCGGGAGTTTTTGTGATCATTCTGCTCCTGTGACCTGCGTCAAATGCACTTGCAGTGGCACTAAGATTCTCAGTTGTAACGCAGATAG GTCTCTGGTTTTCTGTGATGTTGCTATGATCGATTCAGCATACAAGATATCTTGCTATCATCGAGTCTTACAGGGAGTTGTATATGACATGGCAGTCGATGCTTCCACTGAGATTGCTGTCACTATAGGGCAG GATAAGAAGATTAACACATTCAGCATTCCTTCTGGGAAGTTAATCAGGTCATTTAAGCATATTGGAGGTTTTGGGGATCCTCTCAAG GTATGTGTGGACCCCAGCTGCAGTTATCTGGTTTGCTCTGACTCGTTTAAGATTCTTTGCTTATATGACATTATGTCTGGGAATATGGTTGCACAAGCACTCGGGCATG GTAAGTCGTGA